The Aureispira anguillae genome contains a region encoding:
- a CDS encoding DUF58 domain-containing protein — protein sequence MTIKELLKKVRKIEIKTRGLSNQVFSGTYKTRFKGRGMSFSEVRQYQYGDDVRNIDWNVTARTNEPYVKVFEEERELTFMLLIDVSGSAFFGTTYQNKMEIATEIAATLAFSASANNDKVGAIFFSDKVENFIPPKKGKAHILRILRDMIYAKPSQAKTNLNEPLKYLTNIISKRCTAFVLSDFMCQDYNNAIKLAANRHDTIGIHIYDPLEVEMPNVGLLPMIDAETGQTNWVDTSSEAVRNNYNNWYHNNLDYFKKTFLRNNADVMSVATNQPYLSILIKFFKERRS from the coding sequence ATGACGATAAAAGAATTACTAAAAAAAGTTCGTAAAATAGAAATCAAAACGAGGGGCTTGTCCAACCAAGTGTTTTCGGGTACTTACAAAACCCGATTTAAGGGGCGAGGCATGTCTTTTAGTGAGGTTCGTCAATATCAGTATGGAGATGATGTTCGAAATATTGATTGGAATGTTACCGCTCGTACCAATGAGCCTTATGTCAAGGTATTTGAAGAGGAACGAGAATTGACATTTATGTTATTAATAGATGTTAGTGGTTCTGCCTTTTTTGGCACTACCTATCAAAATAAAATGGAAATTGCCACTGAAATTGCAGCAACCTTAGCTTTTTCGGCAAGTGCCAATAATGACAAAGTAGGAGCTATATTTTTCTCTGACAAAGTGGAAAACTTCATTCCCCCCAAAAAAGGAAAAGCGCATATTCTACGCATTCTTAGGGATATGATTTATGCCAAACCAAGTCAAGCTAAAACCAATCTCAATGAACCTCTAAAGTATTTAACCAATATTATTAGTAAACGTTGTACCGCTTTTGTCCTTTCTGATTTTATGTGCCAAGACTATAATAATGCCATCAAACTGGCAGCCAATAGACACGATACCATTGGCATTCATATCTATGATCCTTTAGAGGTTGAAATGCCGAATGTTGGCTTGTTGCCAATGATAGATGCCGAAACAGGACAGACCAATTGGGTAGACACTTCTTCTGAAGCCGTTCGAAATAACTATAACAATTGGTATCATAACAATCTGGATTATTTTAAGAAAACATTCTTACGCAATAATGCTGATGTAATGAGCGTGGCTACCAATCAGCCCTATTTGAGTATTTTAATAAAATTCTTTAAAGAAAGACGAAGCTAA
- a CDS encoding GNAT family N-acetyltransferase: MREMFILKDGTPLIVREITFQDALSLNEMAARVFGSSNQVLTSLEEFKQTSTLEVQLKRIKHYSEAIGKCIFVAEVDRQLVGTLDFWNGDRKRIEHTGEFGMGVVPEYRDLGIGACLIKVLLKWAKENPIIEKVKLGVFATNHRGIHLYKKMGFIEEGRRVAEIKMADGNYFDVIEMYQNVK; encoded by the coding sequence ATGCGTGAAATGTTTATTCTAAAAGATGGGACACCTTTAATCGTGCGAGAAATAACGTTTCAGGACGCTCTTTCGCTCAATGAAATGGCTGCAAGAGTCTTTGGTAGCTCTAATCAGGTCTTAACTTCTTTGGAAGAATTTAAGCAAACGAGCACACTAGAAGTCCAACTCAAACGGATTAAGCATTATTCGGAAGCAATTGGCAAGTGTATTTTTGTAGCAGAAGTTGACCGCCAACTTGTGGGCACCCTTGATTTTTGGAATGGAGATAGAAAACGCATTGAACATACAGGAGAATTTGGAATGGGAGTTGTCCCAGAATACAGAGACCTAGGGATTGGAGCTTGCCTGATCAAAGTTTTGCTCAAATGGGCAAAAGAAAACCCGATTATAGAAAAGGTAAAATTGGGCGTTTTTGCAACCAACCATAGAGGTATTCATTTGTACAAAAAGATGGGTTTTATTGAAGAAGGTAGACGAGTGGCTGAGATTAAAATGGCAGATGGAAATTATTTTGATGTTATCGAAATGTACCAAAATGTAAAATAA
- a CDS encoding AAA family ATPase, protein MHTSADIQALQEQIALESQVIERLIKETNKVIIGQQYMIDRLMIGLLAQGHILLEGLPGLAKTLAINTLSKAISADFQRIQFTPDLLPADIVGTMIYNQAANDFTVRKGPIFANFILADEINRAPAKVQSALLEAMQERQVTIGETTYKLQEPFLVLATQNPIEQEGTYPLPEAQTDRFMLKASITYPTKEDERTIMRMNMLGGFQKVNPVATIDDILRARKTVREVHMAESIEQYILDIVFATREPAQHGLKEIAPLISFGGSPRASINMALAAKAHAYIQKRGFVIPEDIRAISKDVLRHRIGLTYEAQAENVTTEQIIDQVLNTIQIP, encoded by the coding sequence ATGCATACTTCAGCCGATATACAAGCTCTTCAAGAACAAATTGCTCTAGAAAGTCAGGTCATCGAACGCTTAATAAAAGAAACCAATAAAGTAATCATTGGTCAGCAATATATGATTGATCGACTAATGATCGGATTGTTAGCCCAAGGACATATTCTTTTGGAAGGCTTGCCAGGTTTGGCAAAAACACTTGCAATCAACACCCTTTCAAAAGCAATTAGTGCTGATTTTCAACGCATCCAATTTACCCCTGATTTGCTTCCTGCCGATATAGTTGGAACAATGATTTACAATCAGGCAGCCAATGATTTTACCGTACGTAAGGGACCTATTTTTGCTAATTTCATCTTGGCAGATGAGATTAATCGTGCCCCTGCAAAAGTTCAATCTGCCCTATTAGAAGCCATGCAAGAGCGTCAAGTAACCATTGGAGAAACCACCTATAAATTGCAAGAACCATTTTTGGTTTTAGCGACCCAAAACCCAATAGAACAAGAAGGGACATACCCCTTGCCAGAAGCTCAAACCGACCGTTTTATGCTAAAAGCTTCGATCACTTACCCAACCAAAGAAGATGAACGCACAATTATGCGCATGAATATGTTGGGAGGTTTCCAAAAGGTGAATCCTGTTGCTACCATAGACGATATTCTAAGAGCAAGAAAAACAGTACGTGAAGTGCACATGGCAGAAAGTATCGAGCAATATATCTTAGATATTGTATTTGCTACTCGTGAACCTGCTCAACATGGACTCAAGGAGATTGCTCCTTTGATTTCATTTGGAGGCTCGCCTCGTGCTAGTATTAATATGGCACTGGCTGCAAAGGCACATGCTTATATTCAAAAACGGGGGTTTGTAATTCCTGAAGATATTCGAGCTATATCAAAAGATGTGTTGCGCCACAGAATTGGTCTGACTTATGAAGCTCAGGCAGAAAATGTGACCACAGAGCAAATCATTGACCAAGTATTAAATACCATTCAAATTCCTTAA
- a CDS encoding Rossmann-fold NAD(P)-binding domain-containing protein, translating to MKGRRISVLGSGWLGAALVAILEAKGSSVLISTTSSEKCNQLKGEGKQAFTIKVQSEEIIGDIESFLDSEILIINIPPNRAELEKEQFASLLPLIEKSSIQKVLFVSSTAVYPNLNRVLKEDEKIENKTHHLYKSEQLLLNNLHFKTTVVRMAGLVGGERHPGRFFRKHGVIRNAEAPVNLIHREDCLQIMLQIMLQDVWGEVFNACADEHPPKNVFYPTAAAAIGMPVPLCEAADSPSFKIIDNTKIKEQLSIHFKYPDLLRLIKEDKWV from the coding sequence ATGAAAGGAAGGAGGATTAGCGTTTTGGGAAGCGGCTGGTTAGGAGCAGCCCTAGTTGCTATTTTAGAAGCTAAAGGAAGTAGCGTTTTGATCTCAACAACTTCTAGTGAGAAATGTAATCAATTGAAAGGGGAGGGCAAACAGGCATTCACCATTAAGGTGCAAAGTGAAGAAATAATAGGAGATATTGAGTCCTTTTTAGATTCAGAAATACTGATTATTAATATCCCTCCCAATCGGGCAGAATTAGAAAAAGAGCAATTTGCAAGCCTATTGCCCTTAATAGAAAAATCAAGTATACAAAAAGTACTTTTTGTCAGTTCAACGGCTGTTTATCCCAATCTTAATCGTGTGCTTAAAGAAGATGAAAAAATCGAAAATAAGACACATCATTTATACAAAAGCGAGCAATTATTGCTGAACAATCTTCACTTTAAAACGACTGTTGTGCGAATGGCTGGGCTTGTAGGGGGAGAGCGTCATCCTGGGCGATTTTTTAGAAAGCATGGAGTCATTAGAAATGCAGAGGCACCTGTTAATCTCATTCATAGAGAAGACTGCTTGCAAATAATGCTTCAAATAATGCTTCAAGATGTTTGGGGAGAAGTTTTTAATGCTTGTGCAGATGAGCACCCTCCTAAAAATGTTTTTTATCCAACAGCAGCAGCAGCGATTGGGATGCCAGTTCCTCTTTGTGAAGCAGCAGATTCACCTTCTTTTAAAATTATAGATAATACAAAAATAAAAGAACAGCTGTCAATTCATTTTAAATACCCTGACTTATTGCGATTGATTAAGGAGGATAAATGGGTGTAA
- a CDS encoding DUF4292 domain-containing protein, whose product MSNGLKMLLFVIISSFLIGCKTTETVSTAKAKKRSVKFLLRKLEQNHIDYTWFASRAKVKMDSEQQKATFSTLIRMQKDSLIWIKIKKMNIEGARVKITPQTIEILDRQESQYIKKPFSYLKNEFGLQLNFAELQELIVGNPILFQEETLLSVIREQQNVLKTPESEKNVLKLFMNPQSFLVNELRGSMDYNSIDIKYEDYQTIEQTQIPAVKNIEIDSKDAGIVQLKMTFSKMVLNEVQKVGFTVPDSYQRN is encoded by the coding sequence ATGAGTAATGGACTGAAGATGCTACTTTTTGTCATAATTAGTAGTTTTCTTATTGGTTGTAAGACCACTGAAACCGTCAGTACTGCCAAAGCAAAAAAACGTTCTGTCAAATTCCTATTGCGCAAATTGGAACAAAATCATATTGATTATACGTGGTTTGCCAGTAGAGCGAAGGTTAAAATGGATAGCGAGCAGCAAAAAGCGACCTTTTCTACGCTTATTAGAATGCAAAAGGATAGCCTGATTTGGATCAAAATAAAGAAAATGAATATTGAAGGCGCTCGGGTCAAAATAACTCCTCAAACCATTGAGATTTTAGATCGTCAAGAAAGCCAATATATCAAAAAACCTTTTTCTTATCTAAAAAATGAATTTGGGCTCCAACTAAATTTTGCAGAGCTTCAAGAACTCATTGTTGGGAATCCAATCCTCTTCCAAGAAGAGACCCTACTTTCTGTCATTCGGGAACAACAAAATGTACTCAAAACGCCTGAATCTGAAAAAAATGTACTCAAACTTTTTATGAATCCTCAATCCTTCCTCGTTAATGAGCTTAGGGGCTCTATGGATTATAATTCTATTGACATTAAGTATGAAGATTACCAAACGATTGAGCAAACACAAATTCCAGCCGTCAAAAATATTGAAATAGATAGTAAAGATGCTGGCATTGTCCAACTAAAAATGACTTTTTCAAAAATGGTGCTTAATGAAGTTCAAAAGGTAGGCTTTACGGTTCCTGATAGCTACCAACGGAACTAG
- a CDS encoding tetratricopeptide repeat protein, with amino-acid sequence MYNLSPKCWSFILLLLSINMGVWAQSKKKTRPKESDVLLEKLFIEANREKILGNIDEAIQRYLEVLQKDNNNTAANYELARLYKRQEQYGKAIDRIEKAIALEKYNLVYSDLYASLLEKEGSFKKAADLYANLSNQYPAQEQLYFEWAYYLSKSGKADQAIKVYNNLEKRVGIKEAISMRKYKLYMKTGKAKKASQEIEQLMQAYPEEPEYIIRLANFYTSIQELEKAKTLYQKALNLDPTNPTANMAMVEFFLQNGDTARYLKALINTFQNPHQDLNNKLKALKSLTSDLANNRIDPKYEASILELSTALTQTHPNSAEANFVRGNLLFQQQEYAQAVKHYDISIRFIKNNLALWQNLLEALHLMDNQATLQKRSEEFLELYPSQANSYYYHGIALFQKEDYKKAQKEFQQAIEIAAANLKIQGHSLRYLARIYEAMNDYEKADRTFNESILMQPDDPEIIHDYAYSLAKRGVELPKAQELIKGILKRYPNNIKYTTANGFILYKQTKYTLAEQEINKALSLGGNNSPETLERYGDVLFKMGKENQAVSFWQKALDKGSSSSILQRKISTKQLYE; translated from the coding sequence ATGTATAATTTATCCCCTAAATGTTGGTCTTTTATTTTACTCCTTTTGAGTATAAACATGGGGGTATGGGCTCAATCTAAAAAAAAGACACGACCTAAGGAAAGTGACGTATTACTAGAAAAACTCTTTATTGAAGCCAATAGAGAAAAAATCCTAGGCAATATTGATGAAGCGATCCAACGGTACTTAGAAGTGCTTCAAAAAGATAATAACAATACTGCTGCTAATTATGAATTGGCTCGTCTGTATAAAAGACAAGAGCAGTATGGTAAAGCAATTGATAGGATTGAAAAAGCGATTGCCTTAGAAAAATACAACCTAGTTTATAGTGATTTATACGCTAGTCTTTTGGAAAAAGAAGGCAGTTTTAAAAAAGCAGCAGATTTGTATGCTAACCTATCCAATCAATACCCCGCTCAAGAACAATTGTATTTTGAATGGGCTTATTATTTGAGCAAAAGCGGAAAGGCAGATCAAGCGATTAAAGTCTATAATAATTTGGAAAAACGGGTTGGGATCAAAGAGGCCATCTCCATGCGGAAGTACAAATTATATATGAAAACAGGTAAAGCAAAAAAAGCCAGTCAAGAAATTGAACAGTTGATGCAGGCTTATCCTGAAGAACCAGAGTATATTATTCGATTGGCTAATTTTTATACTTCTATACAAGAATTAGAAAAGGCCAAAACATTGTATCAAAAGGCATTAAATTTAGACCCAACCAATCCCACTGCAAATATGGCAATGGTTGAGTTTTTCTTACAAAATGGCGATACTGCCCGTTATCTAAAAGCCTTAATCAACACCTTCCAGAACCCTCATCAAGATTTAAACAACAAACTTAAAGCACTAAAATCACTAACCAGTGATTTGGCAAACAACCGCATTGATCCCAAATACGAGGCTTCTATTCTTGAATTAAGCACCGCATTAACCCAAACTCATCCCAACAGTGCTGAGGCTAATTTTGTGCGAGGCAATCTTTTGTTTCAACAACAAGAGTATGCACAAGCAGTAAAACATTATGATATTTCTATCCGCTTTATTAAAAATAACCTTGCTCTTTGGCAAAATTTATTAGAAGCCTTGCACTTAATGGACAATCAAGCAACCTTGCAAAAACGCAGTGAGGAATTTCTAGAGCTCTATCCAAGTCAAGCCAATAGCTATTATTATCACGGAATTGCCTTGTTCCAAAAGGAGGATTATAAAAAGGCTCAAAAAGAATTTCAACAAGCCATTGAAATTGCCGCTGCAAATCTGAAAATTCAAGGGCATTCTTTGCGTTATTTGGCAAGAATATACGAGGCGATGAATGATTATGAAAAAGCAGACAGAACCTTTAATGAATCGATCCTAATGCAACCTGATGATCCTGAGATTATTCATGATTATGCCTATAGTCTGGCTAAAAGAGGAGTCGAATTACCCAAAGCTCAGGAGTTGATCAAAGGTATTTTAAAACGTTATCCCAATAACATCAAATATACAACTGCTAATGGTTTTATTTTGTACAAACAAACTAAATACACACTCGCTGAGCAGGAGATTAACAAAGCGCTAAGTTTGGGAGGAAACAACTCTCCTGAAACGTTAGAACGTTATGGGGATGTCTTATTCAAAATGGGCAAAGAAAACCAAGCGGTTAGTTTTTGGCAAAAAGCACTAGACAAAGGTTCCTCTTCTTCTATTTTGCAACGTAAAATTTCAACCAAACAACTATATGAGTAA
- a CDS encoding sugar phosphate nucleotidyltransferase, which yields MKIIIPMAGRGTRLRPHTLTVPKPLVEVAGKSIVKRLVEDLAAAYDGKIEEVAFIIGDFGEAVEQDLIALAESLGAKGSIYHQTEKLGTAHAILCAKESLSGNVIVAFADTLFKSDFSLDTTQDSVLWVQQIEDPSAYGVVTLDQEGYISEFVEKPTTFVSDLAIIGIYYFRDANMLKNELQYLIDNDVRDKGEYQITNALENMRRKGVKFRTHAIQEWLDCGNKNAVVYANERILEIKQDAATVSPNVVLENSTIIPPCFIDQGVIIQNSVIGPHVSISKNTVVKNSIISKSIIQDHAVINNIVTENSMLGSHTEYIAQKSELSLSDFSKFHQ from the coding sequence ATGAAAATAATAATACCAATGGCTGGACGTGGTACTCGTTTGCGTCCTCATACTCTAACTGTTCCTAAACCATTAGTGGAAGTTGCAGGAAAATCAATTGTCAAAAGATTAGTTGAAGATTTAGCAGCTGCTTATGATGGCAAAATTGAAGAAGTTGCGTTTATTATTGGTGATTTTGGTGAAGCGGTAGAACAAGATTTAATTGCTTTAGCCGAAAGCCTAGGAGCCAAAGGTTCTATTTATCATCAAACCGAAAAATTAGGTACAGCTCATGCTATTTTGTGCGCAAAAGAAAGCTTGAGTGGAAACGTCATTGTTGCTTTTGCTGATACACTATTTAAGTCCGATTTCTCACTAGATACAACACAAGATAGTGTACTGTGGGTTCAACAAATAGAAGACCCTTCTGCTTATGGAGTGGTTACTTTAGATCAAGAAGGTTACATTAGTGAATTCGTTGAAAAACCAACCACCTTTGTATCAGACCTAGCTATTATTGGTATTTATTATTTTAGAGATGCAAATATGCTCAAAAACGAATTGCAATACCTTATTGACAATGATGTTAGGGATAAAGGTGAATACCAAATCACCAATGCACTCGAAAATATGAGAAGAAAAGGCGTTAAATTTCGCACACATGCCATTCAAGAGTGGCTAGATTGTGGCAATAAAAATGCTGTCGTTTATGCCAATGAACGAATTCTTGAAATCAAGCAAGATGCTGCTACCGTTTCGCCCAATGTTGTTTTAGAAAATTCAACAATTATTCCTCCTTGCTTTATAGATCAAGGGGTAATTATTCAAAATTCTGTCATTGGTCCTCATGTCTCTATTAGCAAAAATACGGTTGTTAAAAATTCAATCATTAGCAAAAGTATTATTCAAGATCATGCCGTGATTAACAATATCGTGACTGAAAATTCAATGCTAGGATCTCACACAGAATATATTGCTCAAAAATCAGAGCTTAGCCTCAGTGATTTTTCAAAATTCCACCAATAG
- the dut gene encoding dUTP diphosphatase: protein MNVKIINKSKNALPNYATIGSAGMDLRANTNETITLQPLERKVIPTGLYLELPVGYEAQIRPRSGLALKKGLSIPNAPGTIDSDYRGEVGVILINLSSTPIQIEPSERVAQMVIAKYETIEWEEVTALAESERGTGGYGSTGKS, encoded by the coding sequence ATGAATGTTAAAATCATAAACAAATCAAAAAATGCGCTTCCTAACTACGCTACCATAGGTAGCGCAGGCATGGATTTAAGAGCCAATACCAATGAAACGATTACCCTTCAACCACTAGAAAGAAAAGTAATTCCAACTGGTCTTTACTTAGAGCTTCCTGTTGGTTATGAAGCTCAAATTCGTCCTAGGAGTGGTTTGGCATTAAAAAAAGGATTGTCCATCCCGAATGCACCTGGAACTATTGACAGTGATTATAGAGGTGAAGTAGGGGTTATCTTAATCAACTTATCCTCTACTCCTATTCAAATAGAGCCGTCTGAACGTGTTGCTCAAATGGTAATTGCTAAATACGAAACAATCGAGTGGGAAGAAGTAACCGCACTTGCTGAAAGTGAGCGTGGCACGGGAGGATATGGCAGTACTGGAAAATCTTAA